Within the Mycobacterium gordonae genome, the region GACCTCATCCACCCGCGTCATAGGCCTATGCTGCCGGTTCCTGTCCCTCCGGCTCAACCGGAGCGGCAGGTACTGGGGGCGCAGGCCGATCCGATTCCACCACGAGCCAGCGGTGCGCCGGCCGCTCGACCGGCTTGCGTTCGAATCCCTCGAAGACCCGTGCAACCCCGCCGACGGTGACCGCGGCGGCCGCGTACGCGACCACCACCATCACGGTGTTGTTGGCGATGCCCTGGGCGTCGCTGGACAAGCTGGTCGCGATGGCGAACAGCGACACCGTGTAGCTGACGACCCACGCGAGCCACCACAGGTAGATCGGTTTGCGCGCCCGCTCGTAATGATCTTCGACGAGCGCGAGTTCGATGACGTAGACGGGCGCCATCACCAGGTTCGCGAACGGCAGCAGGCAACCGGCCCACAACCGGCGGGTCGAGCGATGTTCGGGCAGCCCGTGGTAACTGAAGGCGGCAGCGCGTCGAGCGATCAACCAATTGACGAGCACAATGAAGCATCCCAGCAGAGCCGCCAGCGCGGCCACACTGGCGGCAACCCCCAGCCAGTCCGCCGCGATGGCGACCACGTTGTTCAGCAGCGAATTGCGGTTGTAGATGAGCAGCCCGTAGCGCACCACGTACACCAACGCGGCGATAGCGAGGACCAATTGGGTCGCGAACATCGCCACACGCACAAGTTCGGGCGCGGGTCCCGGCTTGACCGCGGCGTCCGGCGTCGTGATCGCCGCCGGACTGACACGGTCGACCAGACCCCAGCGCGGTATCGCCGTATAGCGCGGTGTCGGGCCGAGCGGCCGCCGCATGCGGCGTATCGGCGGTGCGGCACCGGGACGCACCGCTATCCACCGGAATCCCGGTGGGAGCCGCGGCGGCGTGCGTGGCGCGACAGGGCCAACCGGCAGCTGCGGTCCGGCTTGCGGGCTCCACCGAGGATCACCCGGGGGCGAGTCGGCCAGGGGCGCCATGAGGGCACCCCGGCAGCGGGGACACCAGCTGCGCTGGCGTTCGCGCACATTCCACCGCGTGCCGCACTGGGAGCACACCTGAATCACCGGACCAGCCTAATGGGTGCCGACCGGAATGCCGGGGATCGGCGGCCCCCTACCACACTCGCTGCGGAGCCCGACCGGCGCCACACCGTCGGTAAGCGTGACGTAGGCCACAGTCAAACCGAGCTATCCACAATTTCCACAGGTTTATCCACAGATAG harbors:
- a CDS encoding DUF4328 domain-containing protein is translated as MIQVCSQCGTRWNVRERQRSWCPRCRGALMAPLADSPPGDPRWSPQAGPQLPVGPVAPRTPPRLPPGFRWIAVRPGAAPPIRRMRRPLGPTPRYTAIPRWGLVDRVSPAAITTPDAAVKPGPAPELVRVAMFATQLVLAIAALVYVVRYGLLIYNRNSLLNNVVAIAADWLGVAASVAALAALLGCFIVLVNWLIARRAAAFSYHGLPEHRSTRRLWAGCLLPFANLVMAPVYVIELALVEDHYERARKPIYLWWLAWVVSYTVSLFAIATSLSSDAQGIANNTVMVVVAYAAAAVTVGGVARVFEGFERKPVERPAHRWLVVESDRPAPPVPAAPVEPEGQEPAA